A genomic segment from Nicotiana tabacum cultivar K326 chromosome 9, ASM71507v2, whole genome shotgun sequence encodes:
- the LOC107800027 gene encoding DDT domain-containing protein PTM: MGEEYIGRRVNKEVKGVGAFSGTVKSYNSTTGFFEILYDVGDSEVLDLSQVLCLLNGSVSRQQQQPVGRKPPKRRRIAKNSGNNADVEMNYDENCSEMNLNLGKDGMLNNGLNLDLNYDVMVNLNDDDDDAVVDLNRSQLDLNKGVDLNVEENMGGVNEVKLETLEGTLKNRSNVIDLNVDANGDVGGRVSEDIRIKGRGHCFDLNLGLDEESKNVDVVVGDETSKEMMACCFGEGGTREKECSRDEEKVPLSLDTCFTVNELTNGTLQEVEVKWTTPDKGTSGLEVQNGASGSLMKGKRGRKKRKLLDAGSKGGTETVLRRSARRARIDSVSAEDHIYCAVVSDVASNPLLSPAVSVVSEEKIIVSGHEESDKHDNLLPKMDLPPTSSSLDLDGIPVLDVFSVYSFLRSFSTLLFLSPFELEDFVACIKADAPTLLFDSIHFSLLQILRKHLEALSDETSESASNCLRSLNWDLLDLITWPVFMVEYLLLHESELKPSFDLCHFKLFEIDYYKQAASLKIEMLRCLCDDVTEIEAIRSELNRRTVAAENTDFDRDSKFDSSKKRRGAMDVAAGSCLSEEVVDESTDWNSDECCLCKMDGNLICCDGCPAAFHSKCVGVASSHLPEGDWYCPECLIGKKKPCLNLAKSIRGAELLATDPYGRLYYSCCDYLLVSDPCEDEFSLKYYHRNDLAVVLGMMKSSEHIYGTVFSVIMKLWDINCMAAVVKCDLDTQLKTLPSNSPVLILSQNEEKVNEGNQAEKLLSCSDDVGYDKSETVDPSMKTGNLPPGSEGSAEVSQVVTDNQNYKEAGTFEDSDLTEKNMETRRTLKERKGNESLDLGTLTTSSKEIISEEQYAESYVNYYSFARMASSVVEELTKKSPGKFGEDAIKTEEEIISTQLKAISSKSTEFCWPNVQNLKIDAWKEKCGWCFPCRVPECENDCLLIQNYAGPAPESFSSDALGVCSRKNRKSHLVDVLCYIVSIEDRLHGLLLGPWLNPHHSQNWRKSVLKAHEVAGLRAFLLTLESNLRPLALTPDWLKHVDSLAKVGSGHHIVTNSPRVSSKHGIGKKKARYLEPELNPSSNAGSGLGLFWWRGGRLSRRLFNWKVLPQSLALKAARQGGCKKILGLLYPDNSDFAKRSKCIAWRAAVETSRSVEQLALQVRDLDAHIRWNDIGNTNILAMMDKEFQKSVRSFKKVIVRRKSSEGSVVKYLLDFGKRRFLPDIVVRCGTMLEEASNERKRYWLEESHMPLHLVKGFEEKRIARKSSKITVGKHRETKRITKKPLKKKGFEYLFLKAERSEYYQCGHCNKDVLIREAVSCQYCKDFFHKRHVRKSTGFAAAEFKYTCHKCAAMDNNGRKNIKRGRIELQKSKKVSKALRPLSSIVKSRGTKNKQPAKSQSSKKEPVAIPLRRSARTAKFVAVQNKKIVHKRGKQTKAGRGRPKKKAKVDISEKKKPAEVAWQKKRMQLCRIYWLNGLLLSQKPNDERVTLFRSKKRLVLSGELAATADQPKCSLCGELEYTPTSNYIACEVCGDWFHGDAFDLTAERITKLIGFKCHKCRQRSPPFCAHMHTMGSKGKQVPLESNKRESANETCNIEPCSSKGPLEQKSHLNDESGSCFTGDSDEKHPRGALPDSCRAENGSLPIISSEQGETIDSCSKMDIVLPDEPGLLNDNVKCIKEEEDQRPSNELLSSDDSSLLNDPAIEVKDVSVGSGERLEENTTLVTGCTSSKSAEDLTETGLPSLT; encoded by the exons ATGGGGGAAGAGTATATAGGGAGAAGAGTCAACAAAGAAGTCAAAGGCGTTGGAGCATTTAGTGGTACAGTCAAATCCTACAATTCTACAACTGGGTTTTTCGAGATCCTCTATGATGTGGGCGATTCCGAGGTTCTTGACTTGTCCCAAGTCCTCTGCTTGTTGAACGGATCAGTGTCACGTCAGCAACAGCAGCCTGTTGGTCGGAAACCCCCAAAACGACGTCGTATAGCGAAAAATTCAGGTAATAATGCTGACGTGGAAATGAATTATGATGAGAATTGTAGTGAAATGAACTTGAATTTGGGAAAAGATGGTATGCTGAATAATGGGTTGAATTTGGATTTGAATTATGATGTGATGGTTAATTTGAATGACGATGATGACGATGCGGTAGTTGATTTGAATAGGAGTCAACTGGATTTGAATAAAGGGGTGGATTTGAATGTTGAGGAGAATATGGGTGGTGTTAATGAGGTAAAGTTGGAAACTTTGGAGGGAACATTGAAGAATAGAAGCAATGTGATTGATTTGAATGTGGATGCAAATGGGGACGTGGGGGGTCGTGTTTCGGAGGATATAAGGATAAAGGGTCGCGGGCACTGTTTTGACTTGAATTTAGGGCTAGATGAAGAAAGTAAGAATGTAGATGTTGTTGTTGGTGATGAGACGTCGAAGGAAATGATGGCTTGTTGTTTTGGAGAAGGAGGAACTCGGGAGAAAGAGTGTAGTCGAGATGAAGAGAAGGTCCCACTGAGTTTGGATACTTGTTTTACTGTGAATGAGTTAACGAATGGCACTCTGCAGGAAGTTGAGGTGAAGTGGACGACGCCTGATAAGGGTACTAGTGGGTTGGAAGTGCAAAATGGTGCTTCGGGGAGCTTGATGAAGGGGAAAAGGGGTagaaagaagaggaagctcctGGATGCTGGCAGCAAAGGTGGTACGGAGACGGTGTTGAGAAGAAGTGCTCGTAGAGCGAGAATAGATTCCGTTTCTGCTGAAGATCACATTTATTGTGCAGTAGTGTCTGATGTAGCGAGTAATCCATTGTTGTCTCCTGCAGTTAGTGTGGTTTCAGAGGAGAAAATTATAGTATCAGGTCATGAAGAGTCTGATAAACATGACAATCTTCTGCCAAAGATGGATTTGCCTCCTACTTCGAGTAGTTTAGATTTAGATGGTATTCCTGTGCTTGACGTCTTCTCTGTCTATTCATTTTTGAGATCGTTTAGTACTTTATTGTTCTTGAGCCCCTTTGAGTTGGAAGACTTCGTAGCGTGCATAAAAGCAGATGCTCCTACTTTATTATTTGACTCCATTCATTTCTCTCTTTTGCAAATATTGAGGAAGCATTTGGAGGCTCTTTCAGATGAAACTTCTGAATCTGCATCTAATTGTCTTAG GTCTCTTAACTGGGATTTGCTGGACCTGATCACATGGCCTGTCTTTATGGTTGAATATCTACTATTACATGAATCAGAACTGAAGCCAAGTTTTGATCTTTGTCACTTTAAACTATTCGAGATCGATTACTACAAGCAAGCAGCTTCTTTGAAGATTGAAATGCTTAGGTGTCTTTGTGATGATGTGACTGAAATAGAGGCCATACGATCAGAGCTTAACAGAAGAACTGTGGCAGCAGAGAACACAGATTTTGATCGGGATTCGAAGTTTGACAGTTCCAAGAAGAGGAGGGGTGCCATGGATGTTGCTGCTGGTTCATGCTTGAGTGAGGAAGTAGTCGATGAATCAACAGACTGGAACAGCGATGAATGCTGCCTCTGCAAAATGGATGGTAACTTAATATGCTGTGATGGCTGCCCTGCTGCATTTCATTCCAAGTGTGTTGGTGTTGCTAGTAGTCACTTGCCAGAAGGTGATTGGTATTGCCCTGAATGTCTGATTGGCAAAAAGAAGCCGTGTTTGAATTTGGCAAAATCAATTCGAGGGGCAGAGTTGTTGGCAACTGATCCATACGGCCGGCTATACTATAGCTGCTGTGATTACCTATTGGT GTCTGATCCATGCGAAGACGAGTTCTCACTTAAGTATTACCACAGAAATGATTTGGCTGTGGTTTTAGGGATGATGAAGTCATCAGAACATATTTACGGAACTGTCTTTAGTGTGATTATGAAGCTTTGGGATATAAACTGTATGGCTGCAGTTGTAAAATGTGATCTGGATACCCAGCTGAAAACTCTGCCCTCAAATTCTCCGGTATTGATCCTGTCACAAAATGAAGAGAAGGTAAATGAAGGAAATCAAGCGGAAAAGCTCTTGTCATGTTCGGATGATGTAGGATATGACAAGTCAGAGACTGTAGACCCATCAATGAAGACGGGAAATCTACCGCCAGGATCTGAAGGATCAGCTGAAGTATCTCAGGTTGTTACTGACAATCAAAATTACAAGGAGGCTGGAACATTTGAAGATTCTGATCTTACAGAAAAAAATATGGAGACTAGAAGAACACTTAAAGAAAGAAAGGGGAATGAATCTTTGGATTTGGGGACATTAACAACGAGCAGTAAAGAAATCATATCCGAGGAGCAGTATGCGGAAAGTTATGTGAACTATTATAGCTTTGCCCGAATGGCATCATCAGTTGTTGAAGAGTTAACAAAGAAATCACCCGGTAAGTTTGGTGAAGATGCTATAAAAACAGAGGAGGAAATTATTTCAACGCAGCTGAAGGCCATATCTAGCAAATCTACTGAATTTTGCTGGCCCAATGTTCAGAATCTGAAGATTGATGCTTGGAAAGAAAAATGTGGGTGGTGCTTCCCTTGCAGAGTTCCAGAGTGTGAAAATGACTGCTTGCTCATCCAGAATTACGCAGGTCCTGCTCCAGAAAGTTTTTCTAGTGATGCATTGGGTGTCTGTTCTAGGAAGAACAGGAAAAGCCATCTTGTTGATGTCCTTTGCTATATAGTGAGCATTGAGGATCGTCTTCATGGGCTTCTGTTGGGTCCATGGTTGAATCCGCACCACTCTCAAAATTGGCGCAAAAGTGTTCTTAAAGCACATGAAGTTGCTGGACTAAGAGCTTTTTTGCTTACG TTAGAGTCGAACTTGCGGCCTCTAGCACTTACCCCTGATTGGCTTAAGCATGTGGATTCTTTAGCCAAAGTGGGTTCTGGGCATCATATCGTTACCAATTCACCACGTGTGTCTTCTAAACATGGAATTGGCAAAAAGAAGGCTAGGTATTTGGAGCCTGAGTTAAATCCATCTTCAAATGCTGGAAGTGGATTGGGCTTGTTTTGGTGGAGGGGGGGAAGGCTATCTCGTCGTCTATTCAACTGGAAGGTTTTGCCTCAATCATTGGCGCTCAAAGCTGCCCGACAAG GTGGATGTAAGAAGATACTAGGCCTGTTATATCCGGATAATTCAGACTTTGCCAAGAGAAGTAAGTGCATAGCCTGGAGGGCTGCTGTTGAAACTTCAAGATCTGTGGAGCAACTTGCTCTCCAG GTTAGAGATCTTGATGCTCATATTAGATGGAATGATATCGGAAACACCAATATCCTTGCAATGATGGATAAGGAATTTCAAAAATCTGTCAGATCATTCAAGAAGGTTATTGTACGCAGGAAAAGCTCTGAAGGATCTGTAGTTAAATATCTTCTTGATTTTGGTAAAAGAAGATTCTTACCTGACATTGTTGTTCGATGCGGAACAATGCTAGAAGAGGCTTCAAATGAAAGAAAGAGATATTGGCTAGAAGAATCTCACATGCCCTTGCATCTTGTGAAAGGATTTGAGGAGAAAAGAATTGCTCGCAAATCTAGCAAGATAACTGTTGGGAAGCATCGTGAGACCAAGAGAATAACGAAAAAACCTTTGAAGAAAAAGGGCTTCGAATACCTTTTCCTCAAAGCAGAGAGATCAGAGTATTATCAGTGTGGGCATTGTAACAAAGATGTCCTAATTAG GGAAGCTGTGAGCTGTCAGTACTGCAAAG atTTCTTCCATAAACGACATGTTAGAAAGTCAACTGGATTTGCCGCTGCTGAGTTTAAATATACATGCCACAAGTGTGCGGCTATGGATAATAATGGGAGAAAGAATATCAAGAGGGGGAGGATAGAGTTGCAAAAGAGTAAGAAAGTATCGAAAGCCTTGAGGCCACTGAGCTCAATAGTTAAATCCAGAGGCACCAAAAATAAACAGCCAGCAAAATCACAGAGTAGTAAAAAAGAGCCTGTTGCTATACCCCTCAGGCGTTCTGCTAGGACAGCTAAATTCGTAGCTgtgcaaaacaaaaaaatagtacACAAAAGAGGGAAACAAACAAAAGCTGGAAGGGGTAGACCTAAGAAAAAAGCAAAAGTTGACATATCGGAGAAAAAGAAACCAGCAGAAGTTGCTTGGCAGAAGAAGAGAATGCAATTATGCCGGATATACTGGCTAAATGGTCTATTgctctcacaaaagccaaatgaTGAACGAGTGACACTCTTCAGGAGTAAAAAGCGTCTTGTTCTTTCTGGAGAGTTGGCTGCTACAGCGGATCAGCCGAAGTGCAGTCTTTGTGGTGAACTAGAATATACACCTACTTCAAATTACATTGCATGTGAAGTTTGTGGAG ACTGGTTTCATGGAGATGCTTTCGATCTTACAGCTGAAAGAATTACTAAGCTAATTGGATTTAAGTGCCACAAATGTCGGCAAAGGTCCCCTCCTTTTTGTGCTCATATGCATACAATGGGTAGCAAGGGTAAGCAGGTTCCTTTGGAGAGTAATAAGCGTGAATCTGCAAATGAAACATGTAACATTGAGCCCTGCTCAAGTAAGGGACCACTAGAACAGAAATCTCACTTGAATGATGAATCAGGATCTTGTTTTACTGGTGATAGTGATGAAAAGCATCCGCGAGGGGCTCTCCCTGATTCATGCCGTGCGGAGAATGGAAGTTTGCCTATTATTAGTTCAGAGCAGGGAGAAACTATTGATAGCTGTAGCAAGATGGATATTGTACTTCCAGATGAACCGGGCTTATTGAATGATAATGTTAAGTGTATCAAGGAGGAGGAGGATCAGAGACCATCAAATGAGTTGTTGTCATCTGATGACAGCTCTTTGCTGAATGATCCCGCGATAGAGGTGAAGGATGTGTCAGTTGGATCTGGGGAAAGACTTGAAGAGAATACAACGCTTGTGACAGGATGTACATCTTCCAAGTCTGCAGAGGATCTAACAGAAACAGGATTACCTTCATTAACATGA